From the Colletotrichum lupini chromosome 1, complete sequence genome, the window CCCCTTCCACCATGGCGGCCGCCGCCGCACAGGTGGACGCCCAGCAGAGAACTGGGGCTGTGCACCCTAAGTTGCCTGGCACACCACTCAATGCCATGTCGCTCATGAGTGTCGAGGACGCCGAGTCGGCGCTGGGTATTGCGCGCAAGGAGACGGAGAAGCTCGAGAAGGGGCTGAATCAGGCTATGAAGCGCAACCGGAGGCTTCTGCTGGGCAGTAGATGACTAGCCGTGAGTCTTTTAGATCTCGTGAAGCGAGTCGTTGTGGCTGTTGCCGTGCAGACCCTGGTGCTGGGGGTTGGCATGGTTAGGACCGTGGTGGATTTGCTTTCTGGCGCTGGTGGAAGTGGAATGAGATGGTGAAGcgtctttttcttcttgaATAGGAGAACAATATCGTTAACAAGATGAAAGTGGAGAAGAATACCTTCTGGACAGACAGAGGAGGGGGTTTGTTGGATGTTCCTTTCAAAAGCGTTTGGAGAAAGCGTTTTGATATGAGCATGTTTTTTGCTGCATGTTCGGATACGTGTAGCGGTAGTGTATGTATATTTGTATTCTTGAGAAAGGCAATGCCCTAGGACTACTGGCATACCAGATAGCCTTTCCCACGGTTGGAGGCTTCTGCACCCTCACGTGGGGATGGATAAAACTTAATGATACCGATACCCCCCCTTCTCGCTATGAGATATCAAGGTTATTCTTTGTGTGTCTGGCCTGTGTGACCCGTGGTTTTGTGGGTTAAGTTGCTTTTGCTTGACATGAATCTGATGTGGATGATGCTCAAGGTTTTGAAATTATGCTACCTCTCTTATGTATGTATGTTGTATGTTATGTAGATCATGAAAATGTAGCTATCCTATCATGTATGAGCACTAAGTGTGATGAAATATCTGAACCGGCCAAAGTGTGTCTCAAGATTACATACGTGGGGAAAATCGCAATACAAATGACAATTCAGAAAGGGGGTATCACGATCTCAACAACTCATCAACCTCGTCCCTCCCCTTTCTCTCATCAGCCAGGTCCCGCTTCCGATCCACCGTACTCTTCCTCTCGAGCTCCTCGCCGCGGACAACGTCAAGCTCGTCTCGCAGCTTCTCGGTAAGCTTCTCCAGGATCCACTCGCACTCCTCCTGGCTGCCCATCAGCGGCGACTGCGAGCCGACCCAGGACCACTTATCCTCGTCGGGGCACTCCGCCTCCGTGTGCTCTGCGTTTTCCTCATCGACAACCCCGTTCCGCCGTCGTTTCTTGGCTGCCTTTttcgccttcttcttggaGTGGATGTGCGGGCGCGCCTTGCGGTGCGTGGCGGAGCTGGATTCGTCTTCGCCTATGAGTTTGAGGTACCACGCCCACTCGGCAAAGGTGTATCGCCGCGCGGGCTTCTCTTTGGCGTGTCGGCGGACGGCGGCGATTTCGGAGATGAGGAGAAAGTGGTAGTCTGCGCGGGAGGCTGGGAGGGCGGAGGTGGGGTCTCGGACGCGGGAGaaggggcggcggcggcggcggcgggtcgTGGTGGTGTTGTTGTTTGTAGCGGTGGTTTGGCGGTCACGGGGTGATGGACGGGCTTGGGAGTCTTTTGGTTCTGGCGAGAATGGTGGAGGGGCGCGGGAGGTTTCGCGGTCTAGGACGGTGGAATAGGCTTCTGTCTCGTCGCTTTCTTCGTCgttatcgtcgtcgtcgttttCTTCCCGACGTATGCGGCGGGCGTTGGAGAGGAAGCCCGGCGGGAGCGCGTCGTCTTCGCCATCCGAGTCTTCATCGGAATCCTCGTCGGTGGGGTGGAAGAGGAAGCCGCAGGTGAGGCGGTGGAGGACGGACATAAGATCCTTGCGGAAGCCGCGTTCGCCGGGGAGGATGGTGATGTTGCCGAGCTCGAGGGTAGCGTCGCGGACGGCCTTGACGACGGTGTCGCCGGCGTTGGAGATCATGACCGTCATGGTGGGCAGGGCGAGGAGGGACCAGAAGACGAAGAAAGCTTTACCTGAGTTGGAGACGGGGGTGCGGTCGCCGTAACCGATCGTCGTGAGAGTGACAAAGGCAAAGTAGAAGCCCTCGAAATAGGTCCAGTTCTGGTAAGGGCGCTCGCACTCCTGAAAGACTTTTGCGCCGACGAGCCAGAGGACGAGccaggaggagaaggagacggACATGGCCATCCAGCGGCGGCGGGTCGAGGCTTGGTGCTGGATCTTGCGCATGAGGTTGAATTCTTCCTCGCGGCGCGCGAGCTCCGTGCCGGGTAGAGAGGGAGACGAGGCGGCCGAGGCGGAGGTGTCGTTGGTATCTGGGTGGATGGGCTTCAAGATCTCGTCTTTGCCCTTGCGCGTCATTGTGCGGATGAGCTGGCGGCGCTTCTTCTCGACCATGCGGGCATCGAGCCTGCGGCGGCCGCGCTCGAGGACGAGGCTCCGAATGGAGCCGATGACGAGACCCAGGGAAATGACGCCGACAAGGGCGTAGGGGATGAGGAGGGCGCGGCCGAGGGGGGATGCGGCGGCAAAGTCGCCGAAACCGACGGTGAAGAGGGTGACCTGGGCCCAGTAGACGGCGTCGAGGTAGGACCAGCTCTCAATGGTAGAGAAGACCAGGGCGCCAACGAGCAGGTAgcagaggaagaggatggTCTGGAGCATGAGGGTGCGCTGGGCGGTGGTGAGCTGGAAGTCCTTTGCGTAGTGACTGGTGGCGGCGCCGTAGACGGTGACAACCATGAGGGAGGCTGTGAGGAAGTAGAGGATGGCGGCGAACATGCCGTAGTAGAAGGCCTGTGAGAAGATGTACTCCTCGGCGGGCTCGATGACGAGAGGCCCCGCGGCGGTGGCGTTGAGAGCGACAAGGCAGATGGCGGACATGTACCAGCCCACGATGGTGATGGGTTGGGCCAGGGAGAAGCGAACGCGGCGGGCCAtgttgaggaggaggaagacgtTTGAGATGATTGCTATCGCCAGCTGGATGGCGTTGACGATGATGAGCCTGCAAACATCGTTAGCCTCGTGTCAGTGTTGACGGATGGCTCACACATGAGAAGTGTGAGGAATCGTGAATAACACGAATGTCTGGATGAGACGGGGGTCTGACCATTTCGGATCCGGCTCAAAAGCGGCGGTGGTGATGTCGGTACCGGGCGGGTAGTGCTGTCGCCAAGGCCGGACGAGGGCACAAATACTGAACGCCGAGGCAACGGGGCCGAGGGT encodes:
- a CDS encoding ion channel protein, coding for MVQTLAPAGNAFTFGGSTTPHPLICPARLAARSNLDAAMNDADLGDNIDERIGQLERSKNPRNSEKRFANDVAHLDPSRWWFASSAFPMIAGTLGPVASAFSICALVRPWRQHYPPGTDITTAAFEPDPKWLIIVNAIQLAIAIISNVFLLLNMARRVRFSLAQPITIVGWYMSAICLVALNATAAGPLVIEPAEEYIFSQAFYYGMFAAILYFLTASLMVVTVYGAATSHYAKDFQLTTAQRTLMLQTILFLCYLLVGALVFSTIESWSYLDAVYWAQVTLFTVGFGDFAAASPLGRALLIPYALVGVISLGLVIGSIRSLVLERGRRRLDARMVEKKRRQLIRTMTRKGKDEILKPIHPDTNDTSASAASSPSLPGTELARREEEFNLMRKIQHQASTRRRWMAMSVSFSSWLVLWLVGAKVFQECERPYQNWTYFEGFYFAFVTLTTIGYGDRTPVSNSGKAFFVFWSLLALPTMTVMISNAGDTVVKAVRDATLELGNITILPGERGFRKDLMSVLHRLTCGFLFHPTDEDSDEDSDGEDDALPPGFLSNARRIRREENDDDDNDEESDETEAYSTVLDRETSRAPPPFSPEPKDSQARPSPRDRQTTATNNNTTTTRRRRRRPFSRVRDPTSALPASRADYHFLLISEIAAVRRHAKEKPARRYTFAEWAWYLKLIGEDESSSATHRKARPHIHSKKKAKKAAKKRRRNGVVDEENAEHTEAECPDEDKWSWVGSQSPLMGSQEECEWILEKLTEKLRDELDVVRGEELERKSTVDRKRDLADERKGRDEVDELLRS